The stretch of DNA GTGCACATGCCTGTGCTATTAGATCATCTGCCATGGACTTGAAGAATTTGAAGAAGGGGCTTGGTCCATCGTTAGTGTAcgcgtcatgcccacagcacttcttgtgtccgacagaccagtgttgtatctgacagtcacggctgcagtagcgggtcagcttgcaccggccACACAGCTTCATGGTTTTCCTGTAGAAGATAAACAGGTAAAGATGCAATTGAGTTACTATGAAGAACTCcggaagatttttttttcattttgtgagCTACAAAGACTTGTAGAAAGTTCAATTCATATACCAAGTTGCACATCGGACAAAATTGGGAAGGGGTTTCTTTTCAAAAGTAATAACAGAATATTTCAGCTATGGAACCGTTAAAAAACCTACCTGTAgcctggtttgccacacttggggttgcagcatctcaacagcttggacTTCCTCGCCTcttgtacaagctgcatactcTCGGTACTTAAGTTTCCTCGCCTAATGGAAGATGTGACACATTAATGCATTTAGGAGCAGCTATAGCACGCAAGGTCTAAAAGTTTAAAGCGACACATTATCGCATCAAAGTTTTTGTATATAGATGATTTTCGTATAAGTTTCGGAACAGTATACTAGTAAAACTTGCACCATGCACACACCCCCGTCctcaaaaatatagaaacaaaCAATCTTCTGTCCAGTGCTACATGAAAGTTTGTCTACACGAAAAGTAATCCTCCATTGAATCTTAAGTCTAATAGAATTAGGTGATACTTACATGTCGTCTATATAGCTGTCTGGTAAATCAGGCCTTGCCCCAAGCTCAATCAGTCGCTTGACTGTGTCGACGTGATTGTAGATGCATGCAGTCATGAGTGGCGTGTACTGGAAGCCGTCCTTTATTTCTAATGTTGCACCATGTTGGACCAGCAAATCCACCACTTCTGTGTTACCTATGTGCGATATAAGACACAGAAATTACGTATTAAGTAAACGTTGTATTTTCACGTTCCTGCTAATTGTGTTTACCCTTTGCGCGCTTCTTATCGCGCTTTCTTATTTTATCACATCTAGTTCATGCTCTGCTTAGCCTATAGACATATCCGCTCACATGCATCTCTTTCCCACTACAGGTAGTAGTATTACCTACATTGCAAAGTTGGGTGACCATGAGGCAAGAGGTGATAATATCATAGGAATATTTCGCAATGAAAATCGTATGTCAGTATTCAGCTTATAGCGTCTATTGGCTTTGTATTCAAACAGCATGTGTTGTGTTTTGACCTACCATTGTGCGCTGCTGTGTGAAGAGGAGCAAATGTACTCTTGGATCTCTTCACCacagacgcccccttgcggagcaggAGTCTCACTACATCTACATGTCCCCTGTTGGAAGCCAGGAACAGAGCTGTGCCAGAGCTGAAGACTTCACTGTTTACACGGTCGTAGTCGATGTCTGCACCTGCGTTTGGGGATTACAAGAGTGAAGCGTTGATATGATTTTACAAGTACAAGTGTGATACCAAAAGTTAAAAACAGCAATCACATATCAACTCACAAACTTGCAAAACACATTATGTATACCTAGTAGGTAAACAAGTGTGTTACTCATTGTATGTGTTGGCGATGGTAGATTTGTCATGGGTGACCGTGAGAAGTTTTTTTATCAACCCATATGGACTCACAGTTACGGAGAGCAATGCCttctgtacattgtataacgAAGTTCCTTTCGAAAAGACACACATAATACACAACACAAGGCTTAGGCATTATGATACGCACTATTAGACATGGTCTATTCCGTTATCTAATATGAGACATCATTCTtgcatacagtactgtaaattgCAAATCTCCAGGGTAGAATTGTTACTTCCAATGACATAATTGTCATGCACGGTTGAATGGAACAACagaacatactagtacatagcgGCACACATCAGTCGTATGCAAGTTGTCTGTATGgcataaaacaaacaacaaaggtGTCGATAGTGTACTGTATGCACACAAGTGAGAACACCCTTGCTTTTTTACATTTGAATGCACATTTGAGTCGTATCCGCTTCAAAGCCTTGTTTTCACATTCAGCTTTATAAGAGAAGATTCTTACGCAACTGCCGCAAATATATGACATGAGAACACTGAACACACAGATGCGAGGCATATACGGATATTcaaagctactctccaagcagaggttggtggggaaaacgCCACGATCCCCACCAACCTCCGCTGGGAGAGTAATTCAAAGCCAAGAAATAGCAGTGGCCAATGTGAATGCTGTCTATAAAGCAAACTGACTTCGTTTTAGGGGATGCTTTGACTTGTGGATGTGCAAATCACAAAATACCTGTTCAACTAGCAAAATTCATGTTCAACTTCTTTAGATCACAGGTGACCGGCATTTGTCACCGGAATAAAAAGTTCTTCAATGATTTACGACATCGTGTCTGACACGAGTATATAATTATCCGAGCATAGGTTGAGTAGATGGAGCATCTCGGTCACTTATGATAACCAGTCTCTGCTATCTGCCAACTCAACTTTTTGCTAGGACAACAGAGAATACGTCTTTAATAGGACAGAGTTTCAATTTGTGCTTACCTTCTTTCAAAGTCATTTCAACGCCCTCGACTGAGCCTTCCCTAGCAGCATGCAACAGTAATTCATTCACATCACTGTAAGTTTCCGCCATTTCGTCAGGACCGCTGTTGTCGTACCTTTGGCGCGTGCTGTCTGGGCTTGAACTGATCAGTGGAGAATCATGGGAGTTCGAAAGTCTCGTCACG from Branchiostoma floridae strain S238N-H82 unplaced genomic scaffold, Bfl_VNyyK Sc7u5tJ_1558, whole genome shotgun sequence encodes:
- the LOC118408140 gene encoding poly [ADP-ribose] polymerase tankyrase-2-like isoform X2; translation: MAETFSDANGSLLYAAENGSVEGVKMALKAGADIDYDRVNSEVFSSGTALFLASNRGHVDVVRLLLRKGASVVKRSKSTFAPLHTAAHNGNTEVVDLLVQHGATLEIKDGFQYTPLMTACIYNHVDTVKRLIELGARPDLPDSYIDDMRGNLSTESMQLVQEARKSKLLRCCNPKCGKPGYRKTMKLCGRCKLTRYCSRDCQIQHWSVGHKKCCGHDAYTNDGPSPFFKFFKSMADDLIAQACARAKEL
- the LOC118408140 gene encoding poly [ADP-ribose] polymerase tankyrase-2-like isoform X1, encoding MAETYSDVNELLLHAAREGSVEGVEMTLKEGADIDYDRVNSEVFSSGTALFLASNRGHVDVVRLLLRKGASVVKRSKSTFAPLHTAAHNGNTEVVDLLVQHGATLEIKDGFQYTPLMTACIYNHVDTVKRLIELGARPDLPDSYIDDMRGNLSTESMQLVQEARKSKLLRCCNPKCGKPGYRKTMKLCGRCKLTRYCSRDCQIQHWSVGHKKCCGHDAYTNDGPSPFFKFFKSMADDLIAQACARAKEL